One window of the Falco biarmicus isolate bFalBia1 chromosome 2, bFalBia1.pri, whole genome shotgun sequence genome contains the following:
- the LOC130145307 gene encoding cytochrome c oxidase assembly factor 5: MPKYYEEKEEDGRACGGVREDLRQCLLDSPCVLQENKSPKQCLREGHCRSLQMTFFACKRSMLDTRARFRGRKGY, encoded by the exons ATGCCCAAGTACTAcgaggagaaggaggaggacgGGCGGGCCTGCGGGGGGGTGCGGGAGGACCTGCGGCAGTGCCTGCTGGACAGCCCCTGCGTCCTGCAG GAGAACAAAAGCCCTAAACAATGCCTGAGGGAAGGACACTGTAGGAGTTTGCAAATGACGTTTTTTGCATGCAAAAGATCGATG TTGGATACCAGAGCAAGAttcagaggaaggaaggggtaCTGA
- the UNC50 gene encoding protein unc-50 homolog, producing MLPTTSLNSRSQGNGVLSPRDAARHTAGAKRYKYLRRLLHFRQMDFEFALWQMLYLFVSPQRVYRNFHYRKQTKDQWARDDPAFLVLLSIWLCVSTVGFGFVLDMGFFETIKLLLWVVFIDCVGVGLLIATLMWFISNKYLVKQQNRDYDVEWGYAFDVHLNAFYPLLVILHFIQLFFINYVIISDSVIGYFVGNTLWLIAIGYYIYVTFLGYSALPFLKNTAILLYPFALLIMLYLISLACGWNFTKMLCSFYKYRVK from the exons ATGCTGCCGACCACTTCGCTTAATTCCCGGAGCCAGGGCAACGGTGTGCtgagccccagggatgctgcgAGGCACACGGCCGGGGCAAAACGCTACAAGTACCTGCGGAGGCTCCTCCACTTCCGACAGATGGACTTTGAGTTTGCCCTTTGGCAGATGCTATACCTCTTCGTATCGCCACAGAGGGTCTATAGGAACTTTCACTACAGGAAACAGACCAAGGACCAGTGGGCAAGAGATGATCCGGCTTTCCTGGTGCTCCTCAGTATCTGGCTCTGTG tgtctACTGTGGgatttggatttgtgctggacatgggtttttttgaaacaataAAGCTGCTACTTTGGGTTGTATTCATAGACTGCGTAGGCGTTGGCCTCCTGATTGCAACTCTAATGTG GTTCATTTCTAATAAATACTTGGTgaagcagcagaacagagaCTATGATGTGGAGTGGGGATATGCCTTTGATGTTCACCTGAATGCTTTCTATCCACTTCTTGTCATTCTGCATTTTATCCAGCTGTTTTTCATCAACT ATGTCATCATATCTGATTCTGTGATTGGGTATTTTGTTGGGAATACATTATGGCTGATTGCAATCGGCTATTATATCTATGTGACATTCCTAGGATACAGTG CattgccctttttgaagaacACAGCTATTCTTCTGTATCCGTTTGCACTTCTCATCATGCTCTATTTGATCTCATTAGCATGTGGATGGAACTTCACCAAGATGCTTTGTTCCTTTTATAAGTACAGAGTGAAATAA